The proteins below are encoded in one region of Sminthopsis crassicaudata isolate SCR6 chromosome 1, ASM4859323v1, whole genome shotgun sequence:
- the GSTT2B gene encoding glutathione S-transferase theta-2B isoform X1, producing the protein MGLELYLDLISQPCRAVYLFAKANGIPFEVKSVELLRGQHMTDDFAKVNSLKRVPALKDGDFTLAECSAILHYLSQKYNTPAHWYPSDLQARARVEEYLSWHADCIRGNFGAMLWIRVLGPLIDVHVPKEKVDRNIASMTQFLQHLEQKFLQDKPFLTGDHISFADLMALEELIQTVYAGYDVFKGRPKLVAWRAQVEATLGEKLYQETRETIHKLCTDPSAFKNIPSAMQERMKLRLSKIP; encoded by the exons ATGGGCTTGGAACTCTACCTGGACCTGATCTCCCAGCCCTGCCGCGCCGTCTACCTCTTCGCCAAGGCTAATGGCATCCCCTTCGAAGTGAAGAGCGTGGAGCTGCTGCGGG GGCAGCACATGACTGATGATTTTGCCAAAGTGAACAGCCTGAAGAGAGTGCCTGCCCTAAAGGATGGAGATTTCACCTTGGCTGAATG TTCGGCCATTCTTCACTACCTGAGTCAGAAATACAATACTCCAGCTCACTGGTATCCTTCAGATCTGCAGGCCCGGGCACGGGTGGAAGAATATCTGTCCTGGCATGCCGACTGTATTCGAGGAAATTTTGGTGCAATGCTATGGATTCGG GTGCTTGGCCCTCTCATTGATGTCCACGTCCCCAAGGAGAAAGTGGACAGGAACATAGCCTCCATGACCCAGTTCCTGCAACATCTGGAGCAGAAGTTCCTGCAGGACAAGCCCTTCCTCACTGGTGACCACATCTCCTTCGCGGATCTGATGGCACTAGAGGAGCTGATACAG ACCGTCTATGCTGGTTATGATGTCTTCAAAGGGCGGCCCAAGCTGGTAGCTTGGCGTGCGCAGGTGGAGGCTACCTTGGGGGAAAAGCTGTACCAAGAGACTCGGGAAACCATCCATAAACTCTGTACAGATCCTAGTGCCTTCAAGAACATCCCTTCAGCCATGCAGGAGAGGATGAAGTTACGTCTCTCAAAGATCCCCTAA
- the GSTT2B gene encoding glutathione S-transferase theta-2B isoform X2, protein MTDDFAKVNSLKRVPALKDGDFTLAECSAILHYLSQKYNTPAHWYPSDLQARARVEEYLSWHADCIRGNFGAMLWIRVLGPLIDVHVPKEKVDRNIASMTQFLQHLEQKFLQDKPFLTGDHISFADLMALEELIQTVYAGYDVFKGRPKLVAWRAQVEATLGEKLYQETRETIHKLCTDPSAFKNIPSAMQERMKLRLSKIP, encoded by the exons ATGACTGATGATTTTGCCAAAGTGAACAGCCTGAAGAGAGTGCCTGCCCTAAAGGATGGAGATTTCACCTTGGCTGAATG TTCGGCCATTCTTCACTACCTGAGTCAGAAATACAATACTCCAGCTCACTGGTATCCTTCAGATCTGCAGGCCCGGGCACGGGTGGAAGAATATCTGTCCTGGCATGCCGACTGTATTCGAGGAAATTTTGGTGCAATGCTATGGATTCGG GTGCTTGGCCCTCTCATTGATGTCCACGTCCCCAAGGAGAAAGTGGACAGGAACATAGCCTCCATGACCCAGTTCCTGCAACATCTGGAGCAGAAGTTCCTGCAGGACAAGCCCTTCCTCACTGGTGACCACATCTCCTTCGCGGATCTGATGGCACTAGAGGAGCTGATACAG ACCGTCTATGCTGGTTATGATGTCTTCAAAGGGCGGCCCAAGCTGGTAGCTTGGCGTGCGCAGGTGGAGGCTACCTTGGGGGAAAAGCTGTACCAAGAGACTCGGGAAACCATCCATAAACTCTGTACAGATCCTAGTGCCTTCAAGAACATCCCTTCAGCCATGCAGGAGAGGATGAAGTTACGTCTCTCAAAGATCCCCTAA